CCAGCGGCGCCTGACTAGTATCGAGCATTTCAGTCAGAACCCGCACGAGGTCCAGGCCCAGTTGCTGCAGGAATTACTGCTGAAGGCCCGCCCCACGGAATGGGGGCAGCGCTACGGATTTGCTGATGCACCCTCGGCCCGGGAGTTTGCCCAACGCCTGCCCGTGAGCAGCTACGAGGAGCTCTACCCAGCCATCGAGCGGGTGCTGCGCGGGGAGCCCGACGTGCTCTGGCCCGGTACCGTGCAGTGGTTTGCCAAGTCCAGCGGCACGACCAACGCCCGCAGCAAGTACATTCCCGTTACGCGCGAATCATTGCAGGAAGGCCACTACCGCGCTGGCCGCGACATGACAGCCCTGGCAACGGCCCTGTACCCGGAAAACCGTGTGCTGGCCGGCAAAACCCTGTCGTTGGGCGGAACCCACGCCCCGAACCCGTTCCGTCCCGAGCAGGAAAGCTCCCGCGTCGGCGACGTGTCGGCCGTGATAATGCAGAACCTGCCGGCCTGGGCTGAGTTTTTGCGCACCCCACCCCTGGAACTGGCTTTGCTCGACGAGTGGGAAGAGAAAATAGACCGGATTGCCCGCCACGTACTCAGCGTCAATGTGGCGGCGCTTGCCGGCGTACCCACCTGGATGATAGTGATGTTGCGCCGTGTCACGGAGCTGGCCGGCGCCGATAATATCACCGAGGTGTGGCCCAATCTGAGCCTGTTTCTGCACGGCGCAGTGGCATTCGGGCCCTATCGGGAGTTGTTTCGTCAGCTGATTCCGGGTCCGCAGATGCGCTATCTGGAAATTTACAACGCCTCTGAGGGCTACATTGCCCTGCAGGACCAGCCTAATTCCGAAGATCTGCTGCTGCTGCTCAACCACGGCATCTACTACGAGTTCATTCCGCTAGAAGAGCTGGATGCCGAACACCCGCAAACCCTTACGCTGGAGCAGGTAGAGCTAGGCAAATCCTACGCGCTGGTGCTTTCGACCAATGCGGGGCTGTGGCGCTACAAAA
Above is a genomic segment from Hymenobacter cellulosivorans containing:
- a CDS encoding GH3 auxin-responsive promoter family protein; protein product: MIDSILKWTIQRRLTSIEHFSQNPHEVQAQLLQELLLKARPTEWGQRYGFADAPSAREFAQRLPVSSYEELYPAIERVLRGEPDVLWPGTVQWFAKSSGTTNARSKYIPVTRESLQEGHYRAGRDMTALATALYPENRVLAGKTLSLGGTHAPNPFRPEQESSRVGDVSAVIMQNLPAWAEFLRTPPLELALLDEWEEKIDRIARHVLSVNVAALAGVPTWMIVMLRRVTELAGADNITEVWPNLSLFLHGAVAFGPYRELFRQLIPGPQMRYLEIYNASEGYIALQDQPNSEDLLLLLNHGIYYEFIPLEELDAEHPQTLTLEQVELGKSYALVLSTNAGLWRYKIGDTVRFTSLAPYRIRITGRTKHFLNAFGEEVVIENADAAIAAACRATGTTVRDYTAAPIYFDASNTSRGGTSG